Part of the Gallalistipes aquisgranensis genome, AGTGTTCGACGCCACCGACCTGTTTCTCGGCGACAATCCGGCCATGACCCCGTTCGATCCCTACGGACAGAACCTCTATTACGGACAGGTGACCCGTACGGCCTCCTACCAGTCCGACAAGTCGTTTCTCGGGGAGATCAAGGCATTCAGCGACAACGTAGTGATCCGAAGTCATCTGAGCTATACCTATTCGCTCCGGGCAGGTCGGAATGTGATCGCCTCCGACGTGCCTTTCACGGCCGTGATGACCCGTTCGATCGTATTGCTGCCCGAGGAGCCCTACCAGCCCCGTTTCACCGACAGCCGGATGTCGGTTTTCCCCACGGCCAAAATCCTGTACAGCGAGCAGAAGCAGCAGGCCGAACTGCTCTGTTATGCCAACCGCTGGCGGCTCGAACCCTCGGACGAGGCGGCCTATCGGCGGGGCGAACCCGTCGAGCCGAAAAAACCGATCGTCTTTTATATCGACCCCGATTTCCCGGCCAGTTGGAAAGGGCCCATGTTCGAGGCGGTGAACCAGTGGAAAGAGCCTTTCGAGCGGATCGGTTTTAAAAATGCCGTGGTGGCGAAGGAGTTTCCCGCGGACGATCCCGAATTCGATCCCGATAACATCAAGTATTCCTGCATACGTTACGCTCCGGTCGGAATCGCCAACGCCATGGGGCCTTCATGGGTGGACCCCCGCAGCGGCGAAATCGTGAATGCCTCGGTCTACGTGTTCCACGATATCATCAAACTGATGAACAACTGGCGTTTTATCCAGACGGCGCAGGCCGATCCTTCGGTGCGCGGGGTAAAGCTGCCGCGCGAGGTGATGGACGACGCGCTTCGCTATGTGGTGACGCACGAGGTGGGGCACTGCCTGGGATTCATGCATAACATGAGCGCCTCGGCCGTGATTCCGGTCGATTCGCTCCGTTCGCCCTCCTTTACGCAGAAGTACGGGACGACCACCTCCATCATGGACTACGCACGATTCAACTACGTGGCCCAGCCGGGCGATCTGGAGCGCGGCGTGAAGCTGACTCCGCCCCGGTTCGGCGTTTACGATTACTATACGGTGAAATGGCTTTATACACCCGTTTACGAGGCTTCCACGCCCGAGGGTGTCTATGAAATCACCTCGAAATGGATCACGGAGGCGGCCGCCGATTCCGTGTTCCGCTACGGCAAACAGCAGGGGGCCGTGATCGACCCCCGTTCGCAGACGGAAGACCTCGGAGACGATCCTGTGAGGGCTTCGGAATACGGTATCCGCAACCTGCGCTACATCCTGGCCCATCTGAACGAGTGGGTGGACGGCGAAGACCGGGACTACTCCTACCGCACGGAGATCTATCGCGGGATCATCGGCCAGTATATCCGTTATATCAGCCATGTGTTCGCCAACGTGGGAGGAATTTACCTGAACGAGAAACATGTGGGCGATCCGGTGGAGGCGTACCGGAGCGTACCCCGCCGGAAGCAGCGGGAGGCGCTGATGTTCATGCTCGGTCAGATCGGCGACCTCGGGTGGATGGACGATGCCGGTCTGATGCGCAACATTCAGCTCGTGGGTTCACCCAAGACCCACATGCAGATCGCCATTATCCGGGCTGTGGTGATGAGTGCCGTCAAGGTGGAGAATTCGGCCCAGCTGTCGGACGATTCGTACAGCGTGCAGGAGTGTATGAAGGACGTGTACGATTTCGTGTGGAGACCCACCCTGCAAGGAAAGAGGCTCACGGATGAACAGATGATGATCCAGCGCGAATACCTGCTGGCGGTCTGCAAGGCCGCCGGGCTGAAGTATGCCGGTACGGGCGCCCTGTCGAAAGGCTTCGCGGCCGGGGCGGAGACGGAGTGGGGGTTCGACCCCTATACGATCGCCGTTCCCGATTGTCTGAAAGGCCACCTGTCGCTGGCCGACAACCTCTGCTATTGTGGGGAAGATCATGTCTCGGCGGGCCGGGGACCCGTTTCGGGCTACAATCCGCCCCGTATCCTCTACGTGGTGAAGCAGTCGCTCGAGGCTGAAAACTATGCCAACCTGCTCCGGGTGCAGAGGCTGCTCAGGAGCCGGGCCGGCAGCGGCGACGAGAAGACCCGCATGCACTACGCCCTGATGCTGCACAATATCGAGAAAACCCTGAAATAGACGTGAAAGAGATGAAAAGACCGATTCCTGCGGCATTGACCGCCCTTTCCGTTCTGCTTTCGGGGTGTCTCGTCGTACTTCCCGCCGACGGCCGTGCTGCCGCGCGGAAAAAGGGAAAGGCGGGGACGGAGGCTTCCGCCCCGAAAAAACTCACTCCCTACGAAAAGCTGTTCAAGGACAAGCGGGTGACTACGGCCCGCGGTTTCATGACGCTGCACATGTTCGAGGGAAACAAACTCTATATCGAGCTGCCCGATTCGCTGCTGAACCGGGAGATGCTGATCGGGACGACCATCGAGGAGAGCTCCGATCCGGGCGAGGGATTTGCCGGACAGCAGCCCTGCGAGCCGCTTCACGTGGTCTTCACCCGGACCGATTCGACCGTCTACCTGCGGCGTGTGCGTTCCAACGTGCTGGCCGGGGGTGACAGCGCCGTGTTCCGGGCCGTACGCCGGAGCAATATCGACCCGGTGATCGCCGCTTTCCTTGTGAAGTGCAGCGCCCCGGACGGAGCTTCCGTTATCGAGGCCACTTCGTTTTTCGTGAGCGGCGATCCGGCGATGCGCCCTCACGATCCTTACGGTATCAACAGTTTCGGGGGATTCCTGGCCACGACCGTCAAGTATGTGCCCGGCTGTTCGCTGTTGAGCGGTGTGGAGGCTTTCCGCGACAACGTTTCCGTGCTCAGTTCGATTTCGTTCACCCTCTCGTCCCGGTTCGGGAACTATGTCATCAACCAGAACCGTCCCTTTACGGCGCTGGCCAGGCGGTCGATCATGCTGCTGCCCCGGGAGACGATGATGCCCCGCCTGTGCGACGCCCGTATCGGGACGATTCCCGTGGGATACATGATGTACAGCGACCGCGAGCAGGAGGCTAAAGAGGTCTACTATGCCGCGCGGTGGAATCTGAAGCCCGCCGATTCGGCCGCTTTCGCCCGGGGTGAGGCGACGGACCCCCTCCGCCCGATCGTTTTCTATATCGACGATACGTTTCCCGCCGGCTGGGGCGATGCGATCCGGCAGGGCGTGGAGCGTTGGAACGCGGTGTTCGAGAAAATCGGGTATCGGAACGCGGTGAGGGCCGTTCCCTATCCCCGTGCCGATCCCGCCTTCGATCCGAACGACGTGAAGTTTTCCTGTATCAAGTATGCCTATACGATGGGTGAAGTGCCTTCCAGCTCCGTGCGGATCGACCCCCGCAGCGGAGAGATTCTCGGTGCCACCATCTACATTCCCCACAATATCTCTTCGCGGATTCGTACCGACCTGTTCGTGCAGTTGGGAGCGGCCGACCCCGATGCCCGCCGTGTGAAGATGTCGCCCGGGCTGTTCCGCCGTGCGCTGGGGGCGGCCGTGACGCGGGAGGTGGGGGCCTGTCTCGGTCTTGCCGACAATTTCGCCGGTTCATGCTGTGTGCCGGTCGATTCGCTTCGTTCGCCCTCCTATACGCAGCGCTACGGCCTTTCGGCTTCGATCATGGACCAGCTACCCTATAACATGGTCGCCCGGCCGGGTGACAAGGAACGTGGCGTGGCGTTGATCCACACGGCTCCCGGAGTGTACGACGAGTATGCGGTCGACTGGCTGTACCGTCCCGTCGCCGGGGCGGGAACGCCCGAAGAGGAGATTCCCGAGCTGGACCGCCGCATCGCCGTCCGGCGGGGCGATCCGATGTGCCTCTACACGCCGTCCCCCGTTTCCGTTGCACTCGATCCCCGGGCCATGCCCTACAATCTGGGCGACGATCCGGTGAAGGCGGTCGGATATGAACTGGAGAACTATGCCTATGTAATGGCCCATGCCGACGGTTGGATCGGGCAGGAGGACGCCGACTATGTTTTCCGTTCGCTCGTTCAGGCGAGCGTGATGACTCAGCTCTACTACGCCTTCGTCAACGTGTCGGCCAACATGGGAGGAATCTACATGAACGAAAAGTACGAGGGCGATACGCTTCCGTCCCATGTCTCCGTGCCGCGCGATGTACAGCGCCGGGCTCTCCGTTTCCTGCTGGAGCGGCTGGAAGATATGTCGTGGCTCGATAACGACCGGCTCAACAAAGACGTGGTGGAAGTGGTCTCGCTGGGTGATTACTGTCAGGACATGCTGAGCACGGTGGTGTTCAAGAGTCTCTCTACGCTCGACCTGAGCGCTTCGAAATCGGACGACCCCTACACGCAGGACGAGGCGATGGAAGACCTTTACGGGTACATTCTGCGGGATGTGGCTTCGGGCCGCGAATCGACCGATGCCAACATCGCCATGCAGCACCTGTTGCTGATCGACGTCATTCGCAGTGCGGGCGTCATGCCCCAGACACGCCGGAGGGCGGCCGCCTTTGCCGATGCGCCGGGAAATCCCGGCGATCCGTGGGGCCTGCGTTCGGGTGCGCTCTTTTTCCGCTATCCGGGGCTGGGCGTGCGGTTGTCCGACCGGTGGAGGGACGGCGTCGAGGGGGTGCTGCCGATGCGCCGGGTCGAATATATGGTGCAGCCTGCGGTCGACTACAAGCGTTACGGTATGCTGCTCCGGATGAAGGAACTCTACGAAGGGGCTCTCCGTACCGGCGCTTCCGAACGCATGAAGAACCATTATCGGTATATGCTGCTGGCTATCGGCCGTGCCCTCAAGGTGGAGTAGGGTGCCTCTTCGCTTACACAGAAAGCCCGACCTTCAGGTCGGGCTTTCTGTGTGTCGGAGATATCTTATCGGCGGTCCTGCAACTGCAAGGGAGAT contains:
- a CDS encoding zinc-dependent metalloprotease, with product MLKKSCILFFGLAVTALCLFPAESGAAVRKKKKAPAPAAAAPKKQSEYDKLFKEKHPVADGMIRLHKVKGKLYFEFPLELMERDMLLGSTVSEISDNGDAVIGSKPTDPLWIRFTRTGDKVQVRSMVRDNVTDRESQNIARSLEKNSIGAIIKSYGIAAWNPDSTAVVFDATDLFLGDNPAMTPFDPYGQNLYYGQVTRTASYQSDKSFLGEIKAFSDNVVIRSHLSYTYSLRAGRNVIASDVPFTAVMTRSIVLLPEEPYQPRFTDSRMSVFPTAKILYSEQKQQAELLCYANRWRLEPSDEAAYRRGEPVEPKKPIVFYIDPDFPASWKGPMFEAVNQWKEPFERIGFKNAVVAKEFPADDPEFDPDNIKYSCIRYAPVGIANAMGPSWVDPRSGEIVNASVYVFHDIIKLMNNWRFIQTAQADPSVRGVKLPREVMDDALRYVVTHEVGHCLGFMHNMSASAVIPVDSLRSPSFTQKYGTTTSIMDYARFNYVAQPGDLERGVKLTPPRFGVYDYYTVKWLYTPVYEASTPEGVYEITSKWITEAAADSVFRYGKQQGAVIDPRSQTEDLGDDPVRASEYGIRNLRYILAHLNEWVDGEDRDYSYRTEIYRGIIGQYIRYISHVFANVGGIYLNEKHVGDPVEAYRSVPRRKQREALMFMLGQIGDLGWMDDAGLMRNIQLVGSPKTHMQIAIIRAVVMSAVKVENSAQLSDDSYSVQECMKDVYDFVWRPTLQGKRLTDEQMMIQREYLLAVCKAAGLKYAGTGALSKGFAAGAETEWGFDPYTIAVPDCLKGHLSLADNLCYCGEDHVSAGRGPVSGYNPPRILYVVKQSLEAENYANLLRVQRLLRSRAGSGDEKTRMHYALMLHNIEKTLK
- a CDS encoding zinc-dependent metalloprotease, producing the protein MKRPIPAALTALSVLLSGCLVVLPADGRAAARKKGKAGTEASAPKKLTPYEKLFKDKRVTTARGFMTLHMFEGNKLYIELPDSLLNREMLIGTTIEESSDPGEGFAGQQPCEPLHVVFTRTDSTVYLRRVRSNVLAGGDSAVFRAVRRSNIDPVIAAFLVKCSAPDGASVIEATSFFVSGDPAMRPHDPYGINSFGGFLATTVKYVPGCSLLSGVEAFRDNVSVLSSISFTLSSRFGNYVINQNRPFTALARRSIMLLPRETMMPRLCDARIGTIPVGYMMYSDREQEAKEVYYAARWNLKPADSAAFARGEATDPLRPIVFYIDDTFPAGWGDAIRQGVERWNAVFEKIGYRNAVRAVPYPRADPAFDPNDVKFSCIKYAYTMGEVPSSSVRIDPRSGEILGATIYIPHNISSRIRTDLFVQLGAADPDARRVKMSPGLFRRALGAAVTREVGACLGLADNFAGSCCVPVDSLRSPSYTQRYGLSASIMDQLPYNMVARPGDKERGVALIHTAPGVYDEYAVDWLYRPVAGAGTPEEEIPELDRRIAVRRGDPMCLYTPSPVSVALDPRAMPYNLGDDPVKAVGYELENYAYVMAHADGWIGQEDADYVFRSLVQASVMTQLYYAFVNVSANMGGIYMNEKYEGDTLPSHVSVPRDVQRRALRFLLERLEDMSWLDNDRLNKDVVEVVSLGDYCQDMLSTVVFKSLSTLDLSASKSDDPYTQDEAMEDLYGYILRDVASGRESTDANIAMQHLLLIDVIRSAGVMPQTRRRAAAFADAPGNPGDPWGLRSGALFFRYPGLGVRLSDRWRDGVEGVLPMRRVEYMVQPAVDYKRYGMLLRMKELYEGALRTGASERMKNHYRYMLLAIGRALKVE